The proteins below come from a single Streptococcus canis genomic window:
- a CDS encoding response regulator transcription factor has protein sequence MYKVLLVDDEYMILQGLTMIIDWQALGFEVVQTAKSGKEALSYLAQNPVDVMISDVNMPGMTGLDLIEAAKTYHPQLQTLILSGYQEFSYVQKAMELETKGYLLKPVDKAELQAKMKQFKDLLDAQQAESLRQEAYHDSLLTLWLTDELNEKEFQQLSQGLPAAALTGFTVLYLDCQEWQTAIDTYFKQEGQPFYLKKEEDKKLYLAVLLGKASRAKAFTNELQVRLARTINQIILGETVDDWENVYESYNQVRKSLFYNSKMSSARIKGGQKIELPESRLQFFAFNKALMIGDEPTILSKLEAIFDEMKTLNFSPEDVKHVSFLLFSDIYRQFPILDKMTYLSMVKTIHDSQSIDRILTELKKVLDLTNQSHSPEKRYSDLVSETIDCIRKEYHQELTLKAIADRLHVNGVYLGQCFKNETERSFAQYLNHVRIQKAQQLLLYTNKTINEIAYETGYNTNHYFIKMFKKLNGLSPKEFRDRYKDNYQAIKGDQ, from the coding sequence TGGTTCAAACAGCAAAATCAGGTAAGGAGGCTCTCTCTTATTTGGCTCAAAACCCTGTGGATGTCATGATTTCAGATGTCAATATGCCTGGAATGACAGGTTTGGACTTAATTGAAGCAGCTAAAACCTATCACCCCCAGCTACAAACCTTGATTTTATCAGGCTATCAGGAATTTTCCTATGTGCAAAAGGCTATGGAATTAGAGACCAAGGGGTATTTGTTAAAACCTGTGGATAAGGCAGAATTACAGGCTAAGATGAAACAATTTAAGGACTTATTGGATGCGCAACAGGCAGAGTCGCTGCGTCAAGAAGCCTATCATGACAGCCTTTTGACCCTTTGGCTTACAGATGAATTGAATGAGAAAGAATTTCAGCAATTAAGTCAAGGATTGCCAGCAGCTGCTTTAACTGGTTTTACAGTGCTGTATTTGGACTGTCAAGAGTGGCAAACAGCCATTGACACTTATTTTAAACAAGAAGGACAGCCTTTTTACCTCAAAAAAGAGGAAGACAAAAAGCTTTATCTAGCTGTCTTACTTGGGAAAGCCAGCCGTGCCAAGGCTTTTACCAATGAGTTGCAAGTCCGATTGGCAAGGACCATTAACCAAATCATTTTGGGGGAAACAGTTGATGATTGGGAAAATGTTTATGAAAGCTACAATCAGGTGCGCAAGAGCCTTTTTTACAACAGTAAAATGTCATCGGCTAGAATAAAGGGGGGTCAAAAAATTGAACTTCCGGAGTCTCGTTTGCAGTTTTTTGCCTTTAACAAGGCGTTGATGATAGGGGACGAACCTACAATCTTGTCTAAATTAGAAGCCATTTTTGATGAGATGAAGACTTTGAATTTTTCACCAGAGGATGTCAAACACGTTTCCTTTTTACTCTTTTCTGACATTTACCGTCAATTTCCAATTTTGGATAAAATGACCTATCTGTCCATGGTAAAAACCATTCATGACAGTCAATCCATTGATCGCATTTTGACTGAGCTAAAAAAAGTATTGGATCTCACCAATCAGAGTCATTCTCCTGAAAAACGCTACTCCGACTTAGTCAGTGAAACCATTGATTGTATTCGCAAAGAATACCATCAAGAGTTGACCCTTAAAGCTATCGCAGATAGGTTACATGTCAATGGAGTTTATTTAGGACAATGTTTTAAAAACGAAACCGAACGCAGTTTTGCCCAATACCTAAATCACGTTAGAATTCAAAAAGCGCAGCAGTTATTGCTTTACACCAACAAAACTATCAATGAAATTGCTTATGAAACAGGCTATAATACCAATCATTATTTTATCAAGATGTTTAAAAAGTTGAATGGTTTATCGCCAAAAGAATTTCGAGACCGTTATAAGGATAACTACCAAGCCATTAAAGGCGACCAGTAA
- a CDS encoding glycoside hydrolase family 2 TIM barrel-domain containing protein: MVYRQKNFETVIRITTKPLKATSNFKQETFMRQASQGKLVRTYQFHYLYQEGRRQRFNQGWRFLMSDVTCAQNPSFDDSDWQEINLPHDFSLTQPYTRNGEAESAYKLGGVGWYRNYFVIDDSLSCRPIELTFEGAYMETEVYVNGHFVGKHLNGYQEFSYDISQFVRVGAENLLAVRVENKVPSSRWYSGSGLYREVSLSVLPQLHFVADQVSLTLANTAVQEKTQKKVDLRFALNQSIQTFHYQLSLCLWEQSHHSKNRKLLYQLTEVSLDELALSKQYGLTLTLEELQLWSPDNPQLYDLELTLCYQGQVIDRFSLETGFRQLAFTANQGLFVNGRAVKLKGVCLHHDQGGLGACAYEDALARQLVLLKDMGANTIRSTHNPSSPKLRQLANRLGFFVIEEAFDTWTYAKNGNVNDFSNYFHQAIGTENASYLQRVRSPETSWAQYSIEAMVWSAKNDPSVLMWSIGNELMEGFSADVSHYPEITRQICQWIAAIDTSRPITFGDNKLKDPNFCWHEEVLQMATILSRLDHPQGLIGLNYANGEDYDRLHEEHPDWLLYGSETASAITSRAYYKEKQKVLDSSYHLTSYDHAKVDWGAFASQAWYDTITRDFVAGECVWTGFDYLGEPTPWNKIDSGAVGLWPSPKNAYFGILDTAGFPKDSYYFYQSQWAQGQTTLHLLPIWRKEQLCFDEQGLVEVVVYSNAASVQLMFEDEQGNLTDYGTKAFQTHSTPTGHTYQLYQGADAAKNPHENLYLTWRVPYQKGLLRAVAYDISGKNISKTSGRSQVRTYGSVAQLSWQAFEPPIDSPQELLYLDLSLLDSRGELVSHAQDWLQVQVEGPARLLALDNGNPADHTPYQELLRQAYGGKLLAILALTGEAGRIKVTAKGPQQLSSVFQTQVAYRAPQERVLTLPLEKYQFKKRRLTSQQGVGQSRLKSTQSLSYLENKKDQQKADKVGTPHILVTSYQHYLSLPLQVCPQAFDFKKGDDIFLPQWLQVKDAQGSLVKKAFPVTWCLKEKTFTKPIVVTGYVSCFGQSMPVEARLNLAQAGKRRHQNLSLVAKQSLITTSQQKLTYCYQYDTVQAIGAMSLQNHTGTPLSVSVTISYGSQSSIKQETLMLADSHLSQLEEVIFFDDMLTVLYLAVTLEVIEGPDLTEDSIQIGLWDLA, encoded by the coding sequence ATGGTTTATCGCCAAAAGAATTTCGAGACCGTTATAAGGATAACTACCAAGCCATTAAAGGCGACCAGTAACTTCAAACAGGAGACTTTTATGAGACAAGCTAGCCAAGGAAAGTTAGTCAGAACCTATCAGTTTCACTATCTTTATCAAGAGGGGCGCAGGCAGCGATTTAACCAAGGCTGGCGTTTTCTTATGTCAGATGTGACGTGTGCTCAGAACCCTTCCTTTGATGATTCGGACTGGCAGGAAATCAATTTACCGCATGATTTCAGTCTTACGCAGCCTTACACAAGAAATGGTGAGGCTGAAAGTGCCTATAAACTAGGTGGTGTCGGTTGGTATCGCAACTATTTTGTGATAGATGATAGCTTGAGTTGTCGGCCTATCGAACTCACCTTTGAAGGGGCCTATATGGAAACTGAGGTCTATGTTAATGGGCACTTTGTAGGCAAACACCTCAATGGTTATCAGGAATTTAGCTATGACATATCACAGTTTGTAAGAGTTGGGGCTGAAAATCTTCTCGCTGTTCGGGTTGAAAACAAGGTTCCAAGTTCGCGTTGGTATTCAGGTAGTGGTCTTTATCGTGAAGTGAGTTTATCTGTCCTTCCCCAGCTTCATTTTGTGGCAGACCAGGTATCATTGACCTTGGCTAATACTGCTGTGCAGGAGAAGACACAAAAGAAAGTTGATTTACGCTTTGCTCTTAATCAGTCTATTCAGACTTTTCACTACCAACTGAGTCTCTGTTTATGGGAACAATCACATCACTCCAAAAACAGGAAGCTCCTTTATCAACTGACAGAAGTATCTCTAGATGAATTGGCTTTATCAAAACAGTATGGCCTTACACTGACTTTGGAAGAGCTCCAATTGTGGTCGCCAGATAATCCTCAACTCTACGATTTAGAACTCACTCTTTGCTATCAAGGTCAGGTCATTGATCGCTTTTCCCTTGAAACTGGTTTTCGTCAGCTTGCTTTTACGGCTAATCAGGGGCTTTTTGTGAACGGCAGAGCTGTCAAATTAAAGGGGGTCTGTCTGCATCATGACCAAGGAGGTCTAGGAGCCTGTGCTTACGAAGATGCCTTAGCTAGACAATTAGTCCTGTTGAAAGACATGGGGGCTAATACCATTCGTAGCACCCATAACCCAAGTAGTCCCAAACTTAGGCAATTAGCCAATCGTCTTGGTTTTTTTGTGATTGAAGAAGCCTTTGACACTTGGACCTATGCCAAAAATGGAAATGTTAATGACTTTTCAAACTATTTTCATCAGGCTATAGGAACTGAAAATGCAAGCTATCTCCAAAGAGTGAGGTCACCTGAAACGAGTTGGGCCCAGTATAGTATTGAGGCCATGGTCTGGTCCGCAAAGAATGACCCGTCAGTGTTGATGTGGTCTATTGGTAATGAATTGATGGAAGGTTTTTCAGCCGATGTCAGTCATTACCCAGAGATAACAAGGCAAATTTGCCAATGGATTGCTGCTATTGACACCTCACGTCCCATTACCTTTGGGGATAATAAATTAAAAGATCCTAACTTCTGTTGGCATGAGGAAGTGTTGCAAATGGCAACGATTCTTAGTCGATTAGACCATCCTCAGGGACTAATTGGGTTAAACTATGCTAATGGAGAAGACTATGATAGGCTTCATGAGGAACACCCTGACTGGCTTTTGTATGGCTCTGAAACAGCCTCAGCCATTACTAGCAGGGCTTATTATAAAGAGAAACAAAAAGTTCTTGACTCAAGTTACCACTTGACCTCCTATGATCATGCTAAGGTTGACTGGGGTGCCTTTGCTAGCCAAGCTTGGTATGATACTATTACCCGTGATTTTGTTGCTGGCGAATGTGTTTGGACAGGCTTTGATTATTTAGGGGAGCCTACGCCTTGGAATAAGATTGACAGCGGTGCTGTAGGTCTTTGGCCCTCTCCTAAAAATGCCTATTTTGGTATTTTAGACACAGCAGGTTTTCCAAAAGATAGCTATTATTTTTACCAAAGTCAGTGGGCGCAGGGGCAGACCACCTTGCACCTGTTACCAATCTGGCGGAAGGAACAGCTCTGTTTTGATGAGCAGGGATTGGTGGAGGTTGTGGTTTATAGCAATGCTGCTAGTGTTCAACTGATGTTTGAAGATGAGCAGGGCAACTTAACAGATTATGGGACAAAGGCATTTCAGACTCATAGCACCCCAACGGGGCATACTTATCAACTTTACCAAGGAGCTGACGCTGCTAAGAATCCTCATGAGAACCTTTACCTTACTTGGCGAGTGCCCTATCAAAAAGGGTTGCTGAGGGCAGTAGCCTATGACATTTCTGGAAAAAATATTTCCAAAACCAGTGGACGTTCTCAAGTTAGAACTTATGGGTCAGTGGCGCAGCTATCTTGGCAAGCTTTTGAACCACCTATTGACTCCCCTCAGGAATTGCTTTATTTGGACTTATCACTCTTGGATAGCCGAGGTGAGTTGGTCAGCCATGCTCAAGATTGGCTACAGGTTCAGGTAGAAGGACCAGCCCGTTTGTTGGCTCTTGATAACGGTAATCCTGCTGACCACACTCCTTATCAAGAGCTTCTGCGTCAGGCATATGGAGGAAAATTACTAGCCATTCTAGCCCTCACTGGAGAGGCAGGACGCATTAAGGTCACTGCAAAGGGGCCGCAGCAACTTAGCAGTGTTTTTCAAACACAAGTAGCCTACCGTGCCCCCCAAGAACGTGTATTGACACTACCTTTAGAGAAATATCAGTTTAAAAAGCGCCGACTGACAAGTCAACAAGGAGTTGGTCAATCTCGTCTAAAAAGCACACAATCCCTTTCCTATTTGGAGAACAAAAAAGACCAACAGAAAGCAGATAAGGTTGGGACCCCGCACATTCTTGTCACCAGTTACCAACACTATTTATCTCTGCCTTTGCAGGTTTGTCCTCAGGCATTTGACTTTAAAAAAGGCGACGACATCTTCTTGCCTCAGTGGCTCCAAGTCAAAGATGCTCAAGGCTCTCTTGTAAAAAAAGCTTTTCCAGTGACATGGTGCCTAAAAGAGAAAACCTTTACCAAGCCTATTGTTGTCACGGGTTATGTTTCTTGTTTTGGTCAATCAATGCCAGTTGAGGCAAGGCTTAACCTAGCACAAGCAGGCAAAAGACGGCACCAGAATCTCAGTTTAGTCGCCAAGCAATCCCTGATTACCACAAGTCAACAAAAGCTAACGTATTGCTACCAATATGATACGGTACAAGCCATAGGAGCCATGAGCTTGCAAAATCACACAGGCACCCCTCTTAGTGTGTCCGTGACAATCAGCTATGGGAGTCAGAGCTCTATTAAGCAAGAAACCTTGATGCTAGCTGATAGCCACTTGAGTCAGTTAGAAGAGGTTATTTTCTTCGATGATATGTTGACTGTTTTGTATCTGGCAGTGACTCTTGAAGTCATTGAAGGACCTGACTTAACTGAAGACAGTATTCAAATTGGCCTTTGGGATTTGGCATAA
- a CDS encoding shikimate dehydrogenase, with amino-acid sequence MSERLSGHTLLVSLLATPIRHSLSPKMHNEAYAKLGLDYAYLAFEVGTEQLADAVQGIRALGIRGSNVSMPNKEAILPLLDDLSPAAELVGAVNTVVNKDGKGHLVGHITDGIGAVRALADEGVSVKNKIVTLAGAGGAGKAIAVQLAFDGAKEVRLFNRQAARLSSVQKLVTKLNQLTRTKVSLQDLGNQTAFKEAIRESHLFIDATSVGMKPLEDLSLITEPELIRPDLVVFDIVYSPVETKLLAFARQHGAQKVINGLGMVLYQGAEAFKLITGQDMPVGAIKALLFEDYFPKS; translated from the coding sequence ATGTCAGAACGCTTATCAGGCCACACTCTGCTGGTCTCTTTGCTTGCTACTCCTATTCGTCATAGTTTGTCTCCCAAAATGCACAACGAAGCCTATGCTAAACTGGGGCTGGATTATGCCTACCTTGCTTTTGAAGTGGGGACAGAGCAATTAGCAGATGCCGTGCAAGGGATTCGTGCCTTAGGAATCCGAGGTTCCAATGTGTCTATGCCCAATAAGGAAGCTATTTTGCCCTTATTGGATGACTTATCGCCAGCTGCTGAGCTGGTCGGTGCGGTCAATACGGTTGTCAATAAGGATGGTAAAGGACATCTCGTGGGACATATTACAGACGGTATAGGAGCGGTAAGAGCCTTGGCTGACGAAGGGGTGTCGGTGAAGAACAAAATCGTTACCTTAGCAGGGGCCGGTGGGGCAGGAAAAGCTATTGCTGTCCAGCTAGCTTTTGACGGCGCCAAAGAGGTTCGTTTGTTTAACCGACAAGCTGCTCGTCTGAGTAGCGTTCAAAAACTTGTGACAAAACTGAACCAGCTAACAAGGACCAAAGTAAGCCTTCAAGATTTGGGAAATCAGACCGCCTTTAAGGAGGCCATCAGGGAATCTCATCTATTTATTGATGCTACAAGTGTAGGAATGAAGCCTTTAGAAGATCTAAGTTTGATTACCGAGCCGGAGCTCATTCGCCCAGACTTGGTTGTCTTTGACATCGTCTATAGCCCAGTAGAAACCAAGTTACTAGCCTTTGCCCGTCAACATGGCGCCCAAAAAGTCATTAATGGGCTGGGCATGGTGCTTTATCAAGGAGCAGAAGCCTTTAAATTAATCACAGGTCAAGACATGCCAGTCGGCGCTATCAAAGCCCTGCTTTTTGAAGATTATTTCCCTAAGTCATGA
- the aroB gene encoding 3-dehydroquinate synthase, which yields MPQTLHVHSRVKDYDILFTNDVLKTLADCLGERKQRKLLFITDQTVYDLYQPLFEDLSQQYTAFVHICPPGGQSKSLERASAIYDQLIAENFSKRDMIITIGGGVIGDLGGFVAATFYRGIPYIQIPTTLLSQVDSSIGGKVGVHFKGLTNMIGSIYPPEVILISTTFLNTLPQREFSCGISEMLKIGFIHDRPLFQQLLDFQKENNEQEFEDLIYQSISNKKRIVEQDEFENGLRMSLNFGHTLGHAIESLCHHDFYHHGEAIAIGMVIDAKLAASKKLLPKEDLNSLVQAFERYQLPTTLERADVSAQPLFDVLKTDKKNSDQHIIFILPTETGFTTLAINKDDQAFVNTLDYLL from the coding sequence ATGCCACAAACACTTCATGTCCATTCTCGAGTTAAGGATTACGATATCCTGTTTACCAATGATGTTTTAAAAACTTTGGCAGATTGCCTTGGTGAGCGCAAGCAGCGTAAACTCTTGTTTATTACCGATCAAACGGTCTATGACTTGTATCAGCCTCTCTTTGAGGACTTAAGTCAGCAGTACACTGCTTTTGTCCATATCTGTCCACCGGGAGGGCAATCTAAGTCTCTGGAACGTGCCAGTGCTATTTACGACCAGCTCATCGCTGAAAATTTCTCTAAAAGGGACATGATAATCACTATTGGTGGCGGTGTTATTGGAGATCTAGGTGGTTTTGTCGCTGCAACCTTTTACCGTGGTATTCCTTACATTCAAATTCCAACAACCTTACTTAGTCAGGTGGATAGCAGTATCGGGGGTAAAGTTGGAGTCCATTTTAAAGGTTTGACCAATATGATTGGCAGCATTTACCCTCCAGAAGTTATTCTCATTTCCACAACCTTCTTAAATACCCTTCCTCAACGTGAGTTTTCCTGCGGTATCAGTGAGATGCTCAAAATTGGTTTTATCCATGATAGACCACTTTTTCAGCAATTACTTGATTTTCAGAAAGAAAACAATGAGCAGGAATTTGAAGATCTCATTTACCAATCCATTTCCAATAAAAAACGGATTGTGGAGCAAGATGAATTTGAAAATGGCTTGCGCATGTCCTTAAACTTTGGTCACACCTTGGGTCATGCAATTGAGTCACTCTGTCATCATGATTTTTACCATCATGGTGAAGCGATTGCCATTGGTATGGTGATTGATGCTAAGCTAGCTGCTTCTAAAAAGCTCTTGCCAAAAGAGGACTTAAATAGCCTCGTTCAAGCTTTTGAACGTTACCAGTTACCAACAACACTTGAAAGAGCTGATGTCTCTGCGCAACCCCTCTTTGATGTCCTTAAAACAGATAAGAAGAATTCTGACCAGCATATTATCTTTATATTACCCACAGAAACTGGTTTTACCACCCTCGCCATTAACAAAGATGATCAAGCATTTGTTAACACTTTAGACTATTTACTTTGA
- a CDS encoding bifunctional 3-deoxy-7-phosphoheptulonate synthase/chorismate mutase, with amino-acid sequence MNDIMSDFQNKTCSKNNFIVGPCSIESYDQIRLSAASAKKLGYNYFRGGAYKPRTSAASFQGLGLQGIRYLHEVCQEFGLRSVSEIMSEHQLEEAYDYLDVIQVGARNMQNFEFLKTLSHIDKPILFKRGLMATIEEFLGALSYLQDTGKSNIILCERGIRGYDVETRNMLDIMAVPIIQQKTDLPIIVDVSHSTGRRDLLLPASKVAKAVGANGIMMEVHPNPDHALSDAAQQIDYKQLEKLGQDLWQD; translated from the coding sequence ATGAATGACATTATGTCTGACTTTCAAAATAAGACCTGCTCTAAGAATAATTTTATTGTTGGGCCTTGTTCCATTGAATCTTATGATCAGATTAGATTATCAGCTGCCAGTGCCAAAAAACTTGGCTACAACTATTTTAGAGGAGGCGCCTATAAACCTAGGACATCTGCTGCCTCTTTTCAAGGCCTTGGCCTGCAAGGAATTCGTTACTTGCATGAGGTTTGTCAGGAATTTGGCTTACGATCGGTCAGCGAAATCATGTCCGAGCACCAATTAGAAGAAGCCTATGACTATCTGGATGTCATTCAGGTTGGTGCCCGCAACATGCAAAATTTTGAGTTTTTAAAAACCTTGTCACACATTGACAAACCGATTTTGTTTAAACGGGGCCTGATGGCTACTATCGAGGAATTCTTGGGGGCTCTTTCCTACTTACAAGATACTGGAAAATCCAATATTATCTTATGCGAGCGTGGTATTCGTGGCTACGATGTGGAAACCAGAAATATGCTTGATATTATGGCAGTTCCTATTATCCAACAAAAGACAGATTTACCGATTATTGTGGACGTCTCCCATTCGACAGGCAGACGAGATTTGCTCTTGCCTGCGTCCAAAGTAGCTAAAGCTGTCGGCGCCAATGGCATTATGATGGAGGTTCATCCTAATCCCGACCACGCGCTGTCAGACGCCGCCCAGCAAATTGATTACAAACAATTAGAAAAATTGGGGCAGGATCTTTGGCAAGATTAA
- a CDS encoding KxYKxGKxW signal peptide domain-containing protein, whose translation MNKLKGKFRTWKSGKHWMYAGAMVILATGMCTGKVTLAETCFLESQITNSDSGTYLDREEETHHSQFAQGSQDGYDDAKNNKERKPKQSEDDYTLGYDYGYDYGQKDKAKSEAYEAGFGDGLAGRDMALSPDLPRDLQEAYRDAYLEGQKERAKQEARKEALEDEEAEELDRVDVQFEEAYEAGFEDGLAGRDMALSPDLPRDLQEAYRDAYLEGQKERAKQEARKEALEDEEAEELDRVDVQFEEAYEAGFGDGLAGRDMALSPDLPRDLQEAYRDAYLEGQKERAKQEARKEALEDED comes from the coding sequence ATGAACAAACTAAAAGGAAAATTTAGAACATGGAAATCGGGTAAGCACTGGATGTATGCCGGGGCAATGGTGATACTTGCTACAGGAATGTGTACAGGTAAAGTTACTTTAGCTGAAACCTGTTTTTTAGAGAGTCAGATAACCAATAGTGATAGTGGAACCTATTTAGATAGGGAGGAAGAAACTCATCATTCTCAATTTGCTCAGGGCAGTCAAGATGGGTACGATGATGCTAAGAATAATAAAGAAAGAAAACCAAAGCAATCTGAAGATGATTACACTTTAGGTTATGATTATGGTTATGATTATGGTCAAAAAGATAAAGCTAAGTCAGAAGCCTATGAGGCAGGCTTTGGGGACGGACTTGCAGGACGAGACATGGCCTTGTCACCAGACCTACCACGCGATCTTCAAGAAGCCTATCGTGACGCGTACTTAGAAGGTCAAAAAGAGCGCGCTAAACAAGAAGCACGTAAAGAAGCCTTGGAAGATGAAGAGGCAGAAGAGCTAGATCGCGTTGACGTTCAATTTGAAGAAGCCTATGAGGCAGGCTTTGAGGACGGACTTGCAGGACGAGACATGGCCTTGTCTCCAGACCTACCACGCGATCTTCAAGAAGCCTATCGTGACGCGTACTTAGAAGGTCAAAAAGAGCGCGCTAAACAAGAAGCACGTAAAGAAGCCTTGGAAGATGAAGAGGCAGAAGAGCTAGATCGCGTTGACGTTCAATTTGAAGAAGCCTATGAGGCAGGCTTTGGGGACGGACTTGCAGGACGAGACATGGCCTTGTCTCCAGATCTACCACGCGATCTTCAAGAAGCCTATCGTGATGCGTACTTAGAAGGTCAAAAAGAGCGCGCAAAACAAGAAGCACGTAAAGAAGCCTTGGAAGATGAAGACTAG
- a CDS encoding helix-turn-helix domain-containing protein translates to MIILLLEERKRILIYLTQRLSLSEIATLLNRHSSILPTV, encoded by the coding sequence ATCATTATTCTACTATTAGAAGAGAGAAAACGTATTCTTATTTATCTAACTCAGAGACTAAGCTTATCTGAAATAGCGACCTTGCTCAACCGCCACTCATCTATTTTGCCTACAGTCTGA
- the ideC gene encoding IgG-specific cysteine endopeptidase IdeC: MKKRYYSFSTAILTAATIFSLMGSHNVLADNIDRNQITTYSEATPSHITSIWTKGVTPPTNFIEGTDGSHAPYIANQGWYDITKTFNGKDDLLCAAATAGNMLHWWFDQNKNQIEGYLTEHPEKQAIIFNGEQMFDVKEAISTKDRQLDSKLFEYFKEKAFPTLSARRRGVFPDHVIDMFINGYRLSLDNYDKTPVKEGNKDLRGGIFDQVFTRGDQSKLLTNRYNLRTKTINEISQLIKQELIAGKALAISHTYNNIGISHVINLWGADFNSEGNLEAIYVTDSDSNASIGMKKYYVGVNSAGEVAVSSKKIDSEHLGAAALGLYTLSAGQGIWHQTN; the protein is encoded by the coding sequence ATGAAAAAAAGATATTATTCTTTTTCAACCGCTATTTTGACAGCAGCAACAATCTTTAGTTTAATGGGAAGTCATAATGTTCTTGCTGACAACATCGATCGCAATCAGATCACTACATACTCTGAAGCAACTCCGTCCCATATCACGTCAATTTGGACTAAAGGAGTTACCCCTCCGACGAATTTTATTGAAGGCACAGACGGGAGTCATGCTCCCTATATAGCAAATCAAGGGTGGTATGATATTACCAAAACGTTTAATGGTAAGGATGACCTTCTTTGTGCGGCGGCTACCGCAGGAAATATGCTTCACTGGTGGTTTGACCAAAATAAAAATCAAATTGAAGGTTATTTGACAGAGCACCCCGAAAAACAAGCAATCATCTTCAATGGTGAACAGATGTTTGATGTCAAAGAGGCCATTAGTACTAAAGATCGCCAGTTAGATAGTAAATTATTTGAATATTTCAAAGAAAAAGCCTTTCCAACATTATCTGCTAGACGTAGAGGAGTTTTCCCTGATCATGTGATTGATATGTTTATTAACGGCTATCGTTTGAGTTTAGATAACTATGATAAAACCCCAGTAAAAGAAGGAAATAAAGATCTTAGAGGGGGGATTTTTGATCAGGTATTTACAAGAGGAGACCAAAGTAAACTATTAACTAACCGATATAATTTAAGGACCAAAACAATTAATGAAATTAGTCAGCTCATTAAACAGGAGTTGATAGCAGGTAAAGCTCTTGCCATTTCACATACTTATAACAATATAGGGATTAGTCATGTTATTAACTTATGGGGAGCCGATTTTAATTCTGAGGGAAATCTTGAAGCCATTTATGTAACAGACTCTGACAGCAATGCCTCTATTGGAATGAAAAAATATTATGTCGGAGTTAACTCAGCCGGAGAAGTTGCCGTTTCTTCTAAAAAAATAGACAGTGAGCATCTAGGTGCTGCAGCACTGGGACTTTATACACTTTCGGCAGGTCAAGGTATATGGCATCAAACTAACTAA